From a single Helicovermis profundi genomic region:
- a CDS encoding sulfurtransferase TusA family protein: protein MNEVVLDCFGEACPIPIVKSENKLKELEIGDILIVQIDHSCAMKNVPEWARKEGYNVEVEEIDDGEWEVIIEKTK, encoded by the coding sequence ATGAATGAAGTAGTATTAGATTGTTTTGGAGAAGCGTGTCCTATCCCTATTGTAAAATCTGAAAATAAATTAAAAGAACTTGAAATTGGAGATATTTTAATCGTTCAAATAGATCACTCATGTGCAATGAAAAACGTTCCTGAATGGGCTAGAAAAGAAGGCTACAATGTTGAAGTTGAAGAAATTGATGACGGCGAATGGGAAGTTATTATTGAGAAAACTAAATAG
- a CDS encoding DEAD/DEAH box helicase, protein MNKFEKYNLDKSLTKALLLMDYIEPTEVQAQSIPVIKDHKDLLIKSETGSGKTAAFAIPIIDEVMWEENAPQVLVLTPTRELAQQVSEEMFNIGRFKRMKVVSVFGKSPIKSQIKDLKQKTHIVVGTPGRIFDHIKRGTLDLSKIKYLVLDEADEMLNMGFVDQIEEILSKIPKGFIMTLLSATLPDDLSKICNRYMNSPVIVEIEKTTTQKRIEQIRYDVPKKTKMDVLLDITVIENPDTCIIFCNTRLQVDEIFTSMKKAGYPCEKLHGGMEQDIRTKVMQNFRKRYFRYLIATDVAARGIDIDDISLIINYDLPEEPQVYVHRIGRTGRKEKQGKAISLVAGDSYLLKGITELTNNELTKRFVPDKNLVESMRESFIEKINKKQEIRHEKHKELHQEIMKIHINVGKKTKMRAGDIVGALCNIEGMTKDDIGNISIIDVSTFVEILNNKGEMVLRKLQDTPIKGRLRKVNRANE, encoded by the coding sequence ATGAACAAATTTGAAAAATATAATTTAGATAAGTCATTAACAAAAGCACTTCTGCTTATGGATTATATAGAACCAACTGAAGTGCAAGCACAATCAATTCCAGTGATCAAAGACCATAAAGATTTACTTATAAAATCAGAAACTGGTAGTGGTAAAACAGCTGCTTTTGCAATTCCTATTATTGATGAAGTTATGTGGGAAGAGAATGCACCACAGGTATTAGTATTAACGCCTACAAGAGAATTAGCCCAGCAGGTTTCAGAGGAAATGTTTAATATTGGTAGGTTCAAGAGAATGAAAGTAGTATCTGTCTTTGGTAAGTCACCAATTAAATCACAGATCAAAGATCTTAAGCAAAAAACTCATATTGTAGTAGGCACTCCAGGGAGAATATTTGATCATATAAAACGTGGAACGTTAGATTTATCTAAAATTAAATATTTAGTATTAGATGAAGCAGATGAAATGCTAAATATGGGTTTTGTTGATCAGATAGAAGAAATATTAAGTAAAATACCTAAAGGTTTTATAATGACTCTACTATCAGCAACTTTGCCAGATGACCTTTCTAAGATATGTAATCGTTATATGAATAGTCCTGTGATTGTTGAAATTGAAAAAACAACAACTCAAAAGCGTATAGAGCAAATTAGGTATGATGTTCCTAAAAAAACTAAGATGGATGTATTATTAGATATTACTGTTATTGAAAATCCAGATACTTGTATTATTTTTTGCAATACTAGGCTTCAAGTAGATGAAATTTTTACTAGCATGAAAAAAGCAGGTTATCCTTGCGAAAAATTACACGGTGGTATGGAACAGGATATTCGTACAAAAGTAATGCAAAATTTTAGAAAAAGATACTTTAGATATCTTATTGCTACGGATGTAGCGGCACGTGGAATTGATATTGATGATATTTCATTAATAATAAATTACGATTTACCTGAAGAACCACAAGTATATGTACATCGAATTGGAAGAACTGGAAGAAAAGAAAAACAAGGAAAAGCAATATCATTAGTGGCAGGCGATTCATATTTATTAAAAGGAATTACTGAGTTAACTAACAATGAATTAACTAAGCGATTTGTTCCTGATAAAAATTTAGTTGAATCTATGCGAGAGTCTTTTATTGAGAAAATTAACAAAAAACAAGAAATTAGACATGAAAAACATAAAGAATTACATCAAGAAATAATGAAAATTCATATTAATGTAGGTAAAAAAACAAAAATGAGAGCAGGGGATATTGTTGGTGCTCTTTGTAATATTGAAGGCATGACAAAAGATGACATTGGAAATATTAGTATAATTGATGTTTCTACTTTTGTAGAAATATTAAATAATAAAGGTGAAATGGTTTTAAGAAAACTTCAAGATACACCAATAAAAGGGCGATTAAGAAAAGTAAATAGGGCAAATGAATAA
- a CDS encoding YeeE/YedE thiosulfate transporter family protein: MAEDNNVKTTAPSTSRIKRSSTRTRAPRKPKKNQIPLGVILLIIMVAFGIYVTTYSTNLALFWIIGSSFGFILQRARFCFTASMRDPYLTGSTSITRAVLIAFAITTIGFTAIKYGYASKGLPIPGMGYVVPISGATVIGAFLFGIGMVIAGGCASGTLMRVGEGFQMQVLSLLFFVIGSLWGAHDFGWWKLHVISKGAPIFLPDYLGWFGAVFAQLALIAFLYIVAYKHEQKNSSH; the protein is encoded by the coding sequence ATGGCTGAAGATAATAACGTTAAAACGACAGCTCCTTCTACTTCTAGAATAAAAAGAAGTAGTACTCGTACAAGAGCTCCAAGAAAGCCTAAGAAAAATCAAATTCCTTTAGGAGTTATTTTACTAATTATTATGGTAGCTTTCGGAATTTATGTAACAACTTATTCAACTAACCTTGCCTTATTTTGGATTATAGGTTCATCTTTTGGATTTATTCTTCAAAGAGCAAGATTCTGTTTTACTGCTTCAATGAGAGATCCATATCTTACTGGATCTACATCAATCACAAGAGCTGTATTAATTGCATTTGCAATAACTACTATTGGGTTTACAGCAATTAAATACGGTTACGCTTCAAAAGGTTTACCAATTCCAGGAATGGGTTATGTTGTTCCAATTAGCGGTGCAACTGTAATAGGTGCTTTCTTATTTGGTATAGGAATGGTTATCGCAGGTGGTTGTGCTTCAGGTACTCTTATGAGAGTTGGAGAAGGTTTTCAAATGCAAGTTTTATCATTATTATTCTTTGTTATCGGTTCACTTTGGGGAGCTCATGACTTTGGATGGTGGAAATTACATGTAATTTCTAAAGGAGCACCTATTTTCTTACCTGATTATCTTGGATGGTTTGGAGCAGTGTTCGCACAATTAGCATTAATAGCATTTCTTTATATCGTTGCATATAAACATGAACAAAAAAATTCAAGTCATTAA
- a CDS encoding YeeE/YedE thiosulfate transporter family protein, with product MESTKKFFNKVRDNEFYKTWFKSAWTYVTGAILLALFQIVSLASTGNPWGVSGTLATWGAWIYQLIGGSVDKWYYFSSVGAQKTLASGFLNDPGSIRNLGIIFGALLSSLLASQFKFKKIKSKKQVVAAVLGGLLMGYGARIAYGCNIGALFSGITSLSLSGWIFAIGMFFGAVVGSKLLVKYFM from the coding sequence TTGGAATCAACTAAAAAGTTTTTTAATAAAGTTAGAGATAATGAATTTTATAAAACGTGGTTTAAAAGTGCTTGGACTTATGTTACAGGCGCAATACTATTAGCACTTTTTCAAATAGTATCATTAGCATCAACAGGTAATCCTTGGGGAGTTTCTGGAACACTAGCAACATGGGGTGCTTGGATATATCAACTAATTGGCGGTTCAGTCGATAAATGGTATTACTTTAGTAGTGTTGGAGCTCAAAAGACATTAGCTAGTGGTTTTTTAAACGACCCAGGTTCAATTAGAAACTTAGGAATAATATTTGGAGCTTTACTTTCAAGTCTTTTGGCATCACAATTTAAATTTAAAAAAATCAAATCAAAAAAACAAGTCGTTGCAGCTGTACTTGGTGGACTTTTAATGGGATATGGAGCTAGAATTGCATACGGATGTAATATTGGTGCATTATTTTCAGGAATTACATCACTTTCACTTTCAGGTTGGATATTTGCAATTGGAATGTTCTTTGGAGCTGTTGTTGGAAGTAAATTATTAGTTAAATATTTTATGTAA
- a CDS encoding FAD-dependent oxidoreductase, with translation MAREKKIENYDVVIIGGGPAGLTAAIYASRAKLNTLLIEKALIGGLATYTNEIQNYPGFPDSPKGEAITNLMKKQAENLGVKFKLTAVKSVDLAGEEKIVETFRNKYIAKTVIISTGGKPRITGGKNEENFLFDKGISFCATCDAAANTDKHVVVIGSGDAAIEEGMFLTKFASKVTVSVLHDTGKMDCNEIAKAAALKNPKMEFVWNTVVDSFEGEDHLQKVVLKNVKTDELIPIECDNCFEFIGYIPNTDIFEGQINLTNRGYVLTNDMMETNVEGVYACGDVREKWLRQVATSVGDGAIAACAAEKFIAEEEAFNENIMQKELPGLIYLYNAIDAPSREFLSTIQKIEDDNANKVAVSRVDVYKSKGIAKKLGIDTFPSVVTTMNGKIARKITSALTEEVIVKELKL, from the coding sequence ATGGCAAGAGAAAAGAAAATTGAAAATTATGATGTAGTTATTATAGGTGGAGGACCTGCTGGACTTACTGCAGCTATATACGCAAGTAGAGCTAAATTAAACACTCTTTTAATCGAAAAAGCATTAATTGGTGGACTTGCAACTTATACTAATGAAATTCAAAACTATCCTGGTTTCCCTGATAGTCCAAAAGGTGAAGCTATTACCAACCTTATGAAAAAACAAGCTGAAAACTTAGGTGTAAAATTCAAATTAACTGCAGTTAAGTCTGTAGATTTAGCTGGAGAAGAAAAAATTGTAGAAACTTTTAGAAATAAATATATCGCTAAAACTGTTATTATTTCAACTGGTGGAAAACCAAGAATCACTGGTGGAAAAAACGAAGAAAACTTCTTATTTGATAAAGGTATTTCTTTCTGTGCTACTTGTGATGCTGCTGCAAACACAGACAAACACGTTGTAGTAATCGGTAGTGGTGATGCAGCAATTGAAGAAGGAATGTTTTTAACAAAATTTGCTTCTAAAGTTACTGTTTCTGTACTTCACGATACTGGTAAAATGGACTGTAATGAAATAGCAAAAGCTGCTGCTCTTAAAAATCCTAAAATGGAATTCGTTTGGAATACTGTTGTAGATTCTTTTGAAGGTGAAGATCACCTTCAAAAAGTTGTTCTTAAAAATGTTAAAACTGATGAGTTAATTCCAATTGAATGTGATAACTGTTTTGAGTTTATTGGATATATTCCAAATACTGATATATTTGAAGGTCAAATTAACTTAACTAATAGAGGATATGTTCTTACAAACGATATGATGGAAACAAATGTTGAAGGTGTTTATGCATGTGGTGATGTAAGAGAAAAATGGCTAAGACAAGTTGCTACATCAGTTGGTGACGGTGCTATTGCTGCATGTGCAGCTGAAAAATTTATTGCTGAAGAAGAAGCTTTCAATGAAAATATTATGCAAAAAGAACTTCCAGGTTTAATCTATCTTTACAATGCAATTGACGCTCCATCAAGAGAATTTTTATCGACAATTCAAAAAATTGAAGATGATAATGCTAATAAAGTTGCTGTTTCAAGAGTAGATGTATATAAATCTAAAGGCATTGCAAAAAAACTTGGAATTGATACTTTCCCAAGTGTTGTAACTACGATGAACGGAAAGATTGCTAGGAAAATAACTTCAGCTTTAACTGAAGAAGTAATAGTTAAAGAACTCAAGTTATAA
- a CDS encoding sulfurtransferase TusA family protein, producing the protein MNEVVLDCFGEACPIPIVKSENKLKELEVGDILIVQIDHSCAMKNVPEWARKEGYNVEVEEIDDGEWEVIIEKTK; encoded by the coding sequence ATGAATGAAGTAGTATTAGATTGTTTTGGAGAAGCGTGTCCTATCCCTATTGTAAAATCTGAAAATAAATTAAAAGAACTTGAAGTTGGAGATATTTTAATCGTTCAAATAGATCACTCATGTGCAATGAAAAATGTTCCTGAATGGGCTAGAAAAGAAGGCTACAATGTTGAAGTTGAAGAAATTGATGACGGTGAGTGGGAAGTTATTATTGAGAAAACTAAATAA
- the rlmD gene encoding 23S rRNA (uracil(1939)-C(5))-methyltransferase RlmD, with the protein MNKNLEVGHEIEITINDLIDSGEGIGKLNEFAVFVEGAVPGDTIKCKITSVKKTYAYGELIEIINSSEIRDTPKCQYFNECGGCQMQNVKYQEQLKLKEKSVKDALKRIGEFKDIKIKAIVGMKENFRYRNKASYAISEVNGEVRIGFKKRNSHDVIDIEDCLLQDKEYVNIFKAIKKYIADFKVTIYNVETHKGLLRHVVIKKSFSENTLMVILVTNRSKLVMTKALAKGIVESDNRVVSVIQNINKVVGSKILGNDNKILFGDDHIVDKISGMKFKISPLSFFQVNSSQAEVLYEKAIEYADLKGEETVFDLYSGIGSIGMLMAKKAKKVYGVESVKSAVIDAWGNAKLNDIANIEFITGRAEKVIPKLFNKGEGVKADVVVVDPPRKGCDKELLDTMIMMEPERIVYVSCKASTLARDLRILCDNGYKLVDVTPVDMFPHTMNVESVSKLVRK; encoded by the coding sequence ATGAATAAGAATTTAGAAGTAGGCCATGAAATTGAAATAACGATTAATGATTTAATTGATTCAGGAGAAGGTATTGGAAAATTAAATGAATTTGCTGTGTTTGTAGAAGGTGCTGTTCCTGGTGATACAATAAAATGCAAAATTACAAGTGTAAAAAAAACATATGCGTATGGTGAATTAATTGAAATTATAAATTCGTCTGAAATAAGAGATACACCAAAATGTCAGTATTTTAATGAATGTGGTGGATGTCAAATGCAAAATGTTAAATACCAAGAACAATTAAAATTAAAAGAAAAATCTGTTAAAGATGCTCTTAAAAGAATAGGTGAATTTAAAGATATTAAAATTAAGGCAATTGTTGGTATGAAGGAGAACTTTAGATATAGAAATAAAGCTTCATATGCAATTAGCGAGGTTAATGGAGAGGTTAGAATAGGATTTAAGAAAAGAAATTCACATGATGTAATTGATATTGAAGATTGTCTACTTCAAGATAAGGAATATGTAAATATTTTCAAAGCAATAAAGAAATACATTGCAGATTTTAAAGTGACAATTTATAACGTCGAAACACATAAAGGTTTACTTAGACATGTGGTTATAAAAAAATCATTTTCTGAAAATACGTTAATGGTAATTTTAGTTACAAATAGAAGTAAGCTTGTTATGACAAAAGCTTTAGCTAAAGGCATTGTAGAATCTGATAATAGAGTTGTTTCAGTTATTCAAAATATAAATAAAGTTGTTGGAAGTAAAATACTTGGAAATGATAATAAAATATTGTTTGGTGATGATCATATTGTAGACAAAATTAGTGGAATGAAGTTTAAAATATCTCCATTATCATTCTTCCAAGTGAATTCATCTCAAGCAGAAGTTTTGTACGAGAAAGCTATAGAATACGCTGATTTAAAAGGTGAAGAAACTGTATTTGACCTATATTCGGGCATTGGTTCAATAGGTATGCTTATGGCAAAAAAAGCTAAAAAAGTATATGGAGTTGAATCGGTTAAAAGTGCAGTAATTGATGCTTGGGGAAATGCAAAATTAAATGATATAGCAAATATTGAATTTATTACAGGAAGAGCAGAAAAAGTAATACCTAAACTTTTTAATAAAGGTGAAGGTGTAAAAGCGGATGTTGTTGTAGTAGATCCACCGAGAAAAGGGTGCGATAAAGAACTTCTTGATACAATGATAATGATGGAGCCAGAAAGGATAGTATACGTTTCTTGTAAAGCATCAACACTTGCTAGAGATTTAAGAATACTTTGTGATAATGGATATAAATTAGTTGATGTTACTCCAGTTGATATGTTTCCTCATACCATGAACGTGGAGAGTGTTTCAAAACTTGTTAGGAAATAG